The Kiritimatiellia bacterium genome segment TTGAACAAGGAGTGAGACTGCCATGCTAAGCCAAGTCGTGACCGTGCTGTTCGTCCTGCTCGCCCTCGCGGTACTGATCCTCATCGGGTTGTTCTTCTACTTCCTGAAGGTCTGGATCCGCGCCGCGATGTCCGGCGCCCGCGTGAGCCTGTTCAACCTCGTCGGCATGAAGCTGCGCCGCGTGCCGCCCACGCTGATCGTCGACGCGCGCATCCGCATGGTGAAGGCCGGGATGGACCTGCAAACAGATCCCCTCGAGGCCCACTACCTCGCCGGCGGCAACGTGATCAACGTCGTCCAGGCCCTGATCGCGGCCGACAAGGCCAACATCGACTTGAGCTTCCAGCGGGCCGCCGCCATCGACCTGGCGGGCCGCGACGTCTACGACGCCGTGCGCACGAGCGTGAATCCCAAGGTCATCGACTGCCCCGATCCGGCCAAGGGCACCGCCATGCTCGACGCCGTGGCCAAGGACGGCATCCGCCTCCTGGTCAAGGCCCGCGTGACCGTGCGGGCGAACCTCGAGCGGCTCGTCGGCGGCGCGACCGAGGACACGATTATCGCCCGCGTCGGCCAGGGCATCGTCAGCGCCATCGGCTCGTCCGTCTCCTACAAGGATGTCCTGGAGAACCCCGACCATATCAGCCGCAAGGTGCTCGACAGCGGGCTGGACTCCCAGACCGCCTTCGAGATCGTATCCATCGACATCGCGGACATCAGCGTTGCCGGCACGGGCGCGCGGGACGTCGCCAACGTCGGCGCCATGCTCGAGACCGAGCGCGCCGAGGCGGACAAGAAGCTGCGCCAGGCGGAGGCCGAGGGTCGC includes the following:
- the floA gene encoding flotillin-like protein FloA (flotillin-like protein involved in membrane lipid rafts); this encodes MLSQVVTVLFVLLALAVLILIGLFFYFLKVWIRAAMSGARVSLFNLVGMKLRRVPPTLIVDARIRMVKAGMDLQTDPLEAHYLAGGNVINVVQALIAADKANIDLSFQRAAAIDLAGRDVYDAVRTSVNPKVIDCPDPAKGTAMLDAVAKDGIRLLVKARVTVRANLERLVGGATEDTIIARVGQGIVSAIGSSVSYKDVLENPDHISRKVLDSGLDSQTAFEIVSIDIADISVAGTGARDVANVGAMLETERAEADKKLRQAEAEGRRAMAIAAEQEMRARVQEMQAKVVEAQAEIPQAIGHAMRAGKLGVMDLMRMQNIMADTSMRESLAEGGHETPKS